A genomic window from Parasteatoda tepidariorum isolate YZ-2023 chromosome 10, CAS_Ptep_4.0, whole genome shotgun sequence includes:
- the LOC122270929 gene encoding gustatory receptor for sugar taste 64f-like — protein sequence MATSNRNTRQSNAVKNELEVVEDKEFEAVIKCFLFTGIIFTRSKDQSILKKFIIICLDVMVNCLFVYFMVTSVFRAAIKTNNSPGHAFISGFKNFIGICLRLVILVKRPRILKCSTRIAKLAKDVWLTNECKSLRKYVWIGCGFSFLFPLFMNMGEMFIGGFNKNIRKYQTMYLFLKDPILESKPWLISLILFLRVANILMCNCFPLMVMVICTFVFTRIRDINLSFLENLQKSLDMNLPAKLFSDYTILYGKITNIIEKVEKTYSLISFFLYGYMLSSVFAITSKMVTTSSNSMNAASIIYQIASFFEIVVCFIFLSVRAASVNESAIEVKNVIHSLPAKRFDFSPNLTATLLQLANNFASEVCITGWGLFMINRGFILTTAGVVVTYGVILVQLGG from the coding sequence atggcgacaTCAAATCGTAATACCAGACAATCAAATGCTGTTAAAAATGAGTTGGAAGTTGTTGAAGACAAGGAATTTGAAgcagttataaaatgttttttattcactgGAATTATATTTACTCGGTCTAAAGACCagtctattttgaaaaagtttatcaTAATTTGCCTCGATGTAATGGTGAATTGTCTTTTCGTATATTTCATGGTAACAAGCGTTTTTAGAGCTGCTATAAAAACTAACAACTCTCCGGGTCATGCATTTATATCcggctttaaaaattttattggaatcTGCCTACGTTTAGTCATACTTGTGAAACGACCACGCATTCTGAAATGTTCCACACGAATCGCTAAACTCGCCAAGGATGTTTGGCTAACAAACGAATGCAAGTCTCTTCGGAAATATGTTTGGATTGGATGTGGATTTTCGTTTCTCTTTCCTCTTTTCATGAATATGGGCGAAATGTTTATTGGCGGCTTCAATAAGAACATAAGAAAATACCAAACGATGTATTTATTCCTTAAAGATCCTATTCTGGAATCTAAACCTTGGCTCATTTCTCTGATACTCTTTCTGAGAGTCGCCAACATCCTGATGTGCAATTGCTTTCCACTTATGGTAATGGTTATATGTACTTTCGTATTTACTCGTATCAGAGACATTAATCTTAGCTTCCTCGAGAATTTGCAGAAGAGTCTCGATATGAACTTACCAGCTAAGCTTTTTTCCGATTACACCATTTTGTACGGCAAAATCACTAACATCATCGAAAAGGTGGAAAAAACTTATTCACTAATATCGTTTTTTCTTTACGGTTACATGCTAAGTTCTGTGTTTGCCATAACCAGTAAAATGGTTACGACTTCATCCAACAGTATGAATGCGGCGTCCATCATTTATCAGATAGCGTCCTTTTTCGAAATTGTggtttgtttcatatttttaagcgTGAGAGCAGCAAGTGTGAATGAATCTGCAATAGAAGTTAAGAATGTTATTCATTCCTTGCCGGCAAAGAGGTTCGATTTCAGTCCTAACCTAACAGCCACTTTGTTGCAACttgcaaataattttgcaaGCGAAGTATGTATTACGGGCTGGGGACTTTTTATGATTAATCGAGGATTTATTTTAACCACTGCGGGTGTTGTTGTCACGTATGGTGTCATTTTAGTGCAGTTGGGAGGTTGA